In a single window of the Pandoraea pulmonicola genome:
- the kynU gene encoding kynureninase, translating into MTSSRNDCLALDAADPLAPLRAQFDLPPGVIYLDGNSLGARPIASLKRAQEVIAAEWGQGLIRSWNDADWFALPRTLGDALAPIIGAGKGEVVVTDTTSSNLFKVMAAALDAQRARAPKRKIVVSERSNFPTDLYIVQGLTRLLDDGYSLRLIDSPEELPNALGDDVAVVLLTHVNYRTGAMYDMTARTAEIHAAGALAVWDLCHSAGAVPVDLNGAGADYAVGCTYKYLNGGPGAPAFVWVNKRHQDTFWQPLSGWWGHRTPFAMTPEYTPDDGIGRYLCGTQPIVSLSLVQCGLDIFAQTSMQALRRKSLALTDLFIRLVEERCAEFPLTLVTPREHAARGSQVSFEHPEGFAVVQALIARGVIGDYREPRIMRFGMTPLYTSFADVWDSVEILRDVLSTGSWDKPEFRRRGAVT; encoded by the coding sequence ATGACGTCTTCTCGCAACGATTGTCTGGCCCTCGACGCGGCCGATCCGCTCGCCCCGCTGCGGGCGCAATTCGACCTGCCGCCGGGGGTGATCTACCTCGATGGCAACTCGCTGGGCGCGCGCCCGATCGCATCGCTCAAGCGCGCGCAGGAGGTCATCGCGGCCGAGTGGGGTCAAGGCCTCATTCGCAGTTGGAACGATGCCGACTGGTTTGCGCTGCCGCGCACGCTCGGCGATGCGCTCGCCCCGATCATCGGTGCCGGCAAGGGTGAGGTGGTGGTCACGGACACCACGTCGAGCAACCTCTTCAAAGTCATGGCGGCCGCGCTCGACGCACAGCGCGCGCGTGCACCAAAGCGCAAGATCGTGGTCTCGGAGCGCAGCAACTTCCCGACCGATCTGTACATCGTGCAGGGACTTACGCGTTTGCTCGACGACGGTTACTCGCTGCGTCTGATCGACTCGCCGGAGGAATTGCCGAACGCGCTCGGCGACGATGTCGCCGTGGTGCTGCTCACGCATGTGAACTATCGCACTGGCGCGATGTACGACATGACGGCCCGCACGGCGGAAATTCATGCGGCTGGCGCGCTGGCCGTGTGGGATCTCTGCCATTCGGCCGGCGCCGTGCCGGTGGATCTCAATGGCGCCGGCGCCGATTACGCCGTGGGCTGCACGTACAAGTACTTGAACGGCGGCCCGGGCGCTCCGGCTTTCGTGTGGGTCAACAAACGTCATCAGGACACCTTCTGGCAGCCGCTCTCGGGCTGGTGGGGCCATCGCACGCCGTTCGCGATGACGCCGGAGTACACGCCCGATGACGGCATCGGCCGTTACCTGTGCGGCACGCAGCCGATCGTGTCGCTCTCGCTCGTGCAGTGCGGGTTGGACATTTTTGCGCAGACGTCGATGCAAGCGCTGCGTCGCAAGTCGCTGGCGCTGACCGATCTGTTCATCAGGCTGGTGGAGGAGCGTTGCGCCGAGTTCCCGCTTACGCTGGTAACGCCGCGCGAGCATGCTGCGCGCGGTTCACAGGTGAGCTTCGAGCATCCGGAGGGTTTCGCCGTGGTCCAGGCGCTGATTGCGCGTGGCGTGATTGGCGATTATCGCGAGCCGCGCATCATGCGTTTCGGTATGACGCCGCTGTACACCAGCTTTGCCGACGTGTGGGATTCGGTGGAAATTCTGCGTGACGTACTGAGCACCGGATCGTGGGACAAGCCCGAGTTTCGTCGCCGCGGCGCGGTGACCTGA
- the kynA gene encoding tryptophan 2,3-dioxygenase — protein sequence MSKTSSSVHNPHDKNEKHDVKEASTAAPATGGCPFGHQSADAADAATPGAAGARPDAPANATQWHDAKLDFSKSMSYGDYLSLDPILNAQHPRSTDHNEMLFIIQHQTSELWMKLALYELQAARTAVHNDELPPAFKMLARVSRILEQLVQAWSVLATMTPSEYSSMRPSLGSSSGFQSYQYRILEFMLGNKNAAMLQPHAHRPDLFQQVEAALHAPSFYDEVVRLLARRGFSIAPERLERDWTKPTPHDKTVESAWLEVYRNPAQYWELYEMAEELVDLEDAFRQWRFRHVTTVERIIGFKQGTGGTNGAPYLRKMLDVVLFPELWHVRTLL from the coding sequence ATGAGCAAGACATCCTCTTCAGTACACAATCCGCACGACAAGAACGAAAAGCACGACGTGAAAGAAGCATCGACCGCAGCCCCCGCCACAGGCGGATGTCCGTTCGGGCATCAGAGCGCCGATGCGGCCGATGCCGCCACGCCGGGCGCCGCGGGCGCGCGCCCGGACGCGCCTGCCAACGCAACGCAGTGGCACGATGCCAAGCTCGACTTCTCGAAGAGCATGAGCTATGGCGACTACTTGTCGCTCGATCCGATTCTGAATGCGCAACATCCGCGCTCGACCGATCACAACGAGATGCTGTTCATCATTCAGCATCAGACGAGCGAGTTGTGGATGAAGCTGGCGCTGTACGAGTTGCAGGCGGCCCGCACGGCCGTGCACAACGACGAGTTGCCGCCCGCGTTCAAGATGCTGGCCCGCGTGTCGCGCATTCTGGAGCAGTTGGTACAGGCGTGGAGTGTTCTGGCCACAATGACGCCGTCGGAGTATTCATCCATGCGGCCGTCGCTGGGCAGTTCGTCGGGCTTCCAGTCATACCAGTACCGCATTCTGGAGTTCATGCTGGGCAACAAGAATGCCGCGATGTTGCAGCCGCATGCGCATCGCCCGGACCTGTTCCAGCAGGTGGAGGCAGCACTTCATGCGCCGTCGTTCTACGACGAGGTCGTTCGCTTGCTGGCACGTCGTGGTTTTTCGATTGCGCCGGAGCGTCTGGAGCGTGACTGGACGAAGCCGACACCTCACGACAAAACCGTGGAATCTGCCTGGCTCGAGGTGTATCGCAATCCGGCGCAGTATTGGGAGCTTTACGAGATGGCTGAAGAACTGGTCGATCTCGAAGACGCGTTCCGTCAATGGCGCTTCCGTCACGTGACGACGGTCGAGCGAATTATCGGCTTCAAGCAAGGCACGGGCGGTACCAACGGTGCACCGTACCTGCGCAAGATGCTCGATGTCGTGCTGTTCCCGGAACTGTGGCACGTACGCACGTTGTTGTGA
- the kynB gene encoding arylformamidase gives MTAPHKPSAQARDERRVWDISAPLSSDTPVWPGDTPFSEEAVWQIGPGCPVNVGRITLSPHTGAHADAPRHYDDDGVCIGDVALETYLGPCRVIHCLGASPVVTPEMVAPYLSDVPSRVLLRTYERAPLARWDSEFCAVAPQTIDLLASHGVKLVGIDTPSLDPQESKTMDAHHRIRAHRMAILEGLVLDEIAPADYELIALPLKFMRLDASPVRAVLRSL, from the coding sequence ATGACCGCACCCCACAAACCGTCTGCACAGGCGCGCGACGAGCGCCGCGTCTGGGACATCAGTGCCCCGCTGTCGAGCGACACGCCCGTCTGGCCAGGTGACACGCCGTTCTCGGAAGAGGCGGTGTGGCAAATCGGTCCGGGGTGTCCGGTCAACGTAGGGCGCATCACGCTGTCGCCGCACACGGGCGCGCATGCCGATGCGCCGCGTCACTATGACGACGACGGCGTATGCATCGGCGATGTCGCGCTCGAGACGTATCTCGGGCCGTGCCGCGTCATTCATTGCCTGGGGGCGTCGCCGGTCGTGACGCCGGAGATGGTTGCGCCGTATCTGTCCGACGTGCCTTCGCGCGTTTTGCTGCGCACGTACGAACGCGCGCCGCTTGCGCGCTGGGACAGCGAATTCTGTGCGGTGGCGCCGCAAACCATCGACCTGCTGGCGTCGCACGGCGTGAAGCTCGTGGGCATCGACACGCCGTCGCTCGATCCGCAGGAGAGCAAGACGATGGACGCTCACCATCGCATTCGGGCGCATCGCATGGCGATCCTCGAAGGACTGGTGCTCGACGAAATCGCGCCGGCCGACTACGAGCTCATCGCCTTGCCGCTCAAATTCATGCGGCTCGATGCCAGTCCGGTGCGCGCGGTGCTGCGCTCGCTTTGA